A genomic stretch from uncultured Pseudodesulfovibrio sp. includes:
- a CDS encoding ATP-binding protein: protein MEIVHSDEKEKGPLVALVLALIVLGVGSLYLTWRSIAQQRKIVEDHMVMTGNSILRGVDNNILRIARNLRMTPNSPELFQAMSEELFTELTKSEDIVFVTLFGEDGRPLVSSAGEDTPVFSLPDSVTSDIEPGRAWHVMAQVGKKSVLISGLRARPGISTLSGMPPLDGAVEHGSNHMSRRGHGQGSGQGPGQGLRRGLPMEPAEPPVFLVVGLNAEKHLAQFRQYRRAATYQTGYVFLAAVVLWSLAFAYLRRRGASRQLVRLERFQSKLLDNMPDGLVTLAESGEILAANHSAKKLLAPEGEDGAPEIIGTNWHDFDFGKTREETGFVVPYEWEQFDYQGRQLEILTLPFQEYDDTAAPELGQRLVLIRDRTQLRSLEEDLNEAKRLAEIGSLAAGVAHEVRNPLSSLRGFAQLFATKLKGQAPLDQYAAAMVQEADRLNRVVTDLLYLARPRQLDPMEIDLSKLGDSIKQLMRFDFQDKDTVAEFNFGPDSVYADQDALRQILLNLITNSLDAIEGCPDCAKPGQILMTSVQGKDGVWLIVADNGPGMDPNLEGDVFKPFVTGKKTGTGLGLAIVQNIMRAHKGEVVIHSEWGKGTEMKLFFPKNTESDVKEADI from the coding sequence ATGGAAATCGTTCACTCCGACGAAAAGGAGAAAGGCCCTCTTGTCGCTCTGGTCCTGGCACTTATCGTGCTGGGAGTGGGGAGCCTGTATCTGACTTGGCGGTCCATTGCGCAACAACGCAAGATCGTTGAGGATCATATGGTCATGACCGGCAATTCCATCCTGCGCGGTGTGGACAACAACATCCTGCGCATTGCCCGGAATCTGCGTATGACGCCGAACTCTCCCGAGCTCTTTCAGGCGATGTCCGAGGAATTGTTCACCGAGTTGACCAAATCTGAAGATATCGTCTTTGTCACGCTGTTCGGTGAGGATGGGCGTCCTCTCGTCTCATCAGCCGGTGAGGATACTCCCGTTTTCAGTCTGCCTGATTCCGTGACCAGCGATATTGAACCCGGCAGGGCGTGGCATGTTATGGCTCAAGTGGGCAAGAAGAGCGTCCTCATTTCCGGCTTACGTGCCCGTCCCGGTATTTCTACCCTGAGTGGAATGCCGCCTCTTGATGGGGCAGTAGAACATGGTTCAAACCACATGTCCCGCAGAGGACATGGGCAAGGATCAGGGCAGGGGCCGGGGCAGGGATTGCGACGCGGTTTGCCGATGGAGCCTGCTGAACCGCCTGTGTTTCTGGTGGTGGGCCTCAATGCGGAAAAGCACCTTGCCCAATTCAGGCAATACCGTCGGGCTGCAACCTATCAGACCGGATACGTGTTTCTCGCCGCAGTGGTCCTCTGGTCGTTGGCGTTCGCGTATTTGCGACGTCGGGGCGCAAGTCGTCAACTGGTCCGTCTGGAACGGTTTCAGAGCAAACTGCTTGATAACATGCCGGACGGTCTCGTGACGCTTGCCGAGAGCGGTGAGATCCTGGCCGCAAACCATTCGGCCAAGAAACTCCTTGCCCCCGAAGGGGAAGATGGTGCGCCCGAAATCATCGGCACGAACTGGCACGATTTCGATTTTGGGAAAACGCGTGAAGAAACTGGTTTTGTCGTGCCGTATGAATGGGAGCAGTTTGATTATCAGGGCCGTCAGCTTGAAATTCTGACGTTGCCGTTCCAGGAGTACGACGACACTGCTGCCCCGGAACTCGGTCAACGGCTCGTGCTCATACGTGACCGAACACAGCTTCGATCACTCGAAGAAGACCTGAACGAAGCCAAACGGCTTGCGGAGATTGGTTCGCTGGCCGCAGGCGTTGCTCACGAAGTGCGCAACCCGTTGAGTTCTTTGCGCGGTTTTGCCCAGTTGTTTGCCACCAAGCTGAAAGGGCAGGCTCCGCTGGATCAATATGCTGCCGCCATGGTGCAGGAAGCGGATCGCCTCAATCGGGTCGTGACAGACCTGCTGTATCTGGCCCGTCCGAGACAGCTTGACCCCATGGAGATCGACCTTTCAAAGCTGGGTGACTCCATCAAGCAGCTCATGCGCTTTGACTTTCAGGACAAGGATACCGTGGCGGAGTTCAACTTTGGCCCGGATTCTGTTTATGCGGACCAGGATGCGCTCAGGCAGATATTACTCAACCTTATTACCAACAGCCTTGATGCCATTGAAGGGTGTCCGGATTGTGCGAAACCGGGACAGATCCTGATGACGTCGGTTCAGGGCAAGGACGGGGTCTGGCTTATTGTGGCTGACAACGGACCTGGCATGGACCCCAATTTGGAAGGTGACGTGTTCAAACCGTTTGTTACCGGTAAGAAGACCGGCACGGGACTCGGGCTTGCCATCGTCCAGAATATCATGCGGGCACACAAGGGCGAAGTTGTCATTCACTCCGAATGGGGGAAGGGCACTGAAATGAAACTTTTTTTCCCGAAAAACACCGAAAGCGATGTTAAGGAAGCAGATATATGA
- a CDS encoding sigma-54 dependent transcriptional regulator: MTEERIVLIVDDEPGHRMMVRAVLEEENWTVLEAESGERALQVLAEEAESDTYPDVAMVDMKMPGMDGMQLLKELQIRRSSMPVVLLTAFGSVGSAVDAMKKGAFDYLTKPADNDELTAVIGKAFEYHKLLEENVRLRAEVSGEVDFIGASPGIERVRDLIGQAGPSEATVLILGPSGTGKELVAEGLHRASNRANRPLIKVNCAALPDDLLESELFGYERGAFTGAVKDKPGRFQLADGGTLFLDEIGEIPAALQAKLLRALQEKTIEPLGSIKPIHVDTRIIAATNRNLKKEVDAGRFREDLYYRLAVLEIRIPPLVERKEDLPLLVSFLLRRLGNKNNKIIRTVTPAFLDALSGYDWPGNVRELENVLERALILSRADALGTDLLPPQITGAREAAIQFDIEPQMSAIPMAPANLEEAEKQAIIQALEENGNHRERTADALGISRRTLQYKLKKYGLTRR; this comes from the coding sequence ATGACTGAAGAACGCATTGTCCTTATAGTTGATGATGAGCCAGGCCATCGGATGATGGTCCGAGCCGTTCTTGAAGAAGAGAATTGGACTGTTCTCGAAGCCGAATCCGGCGAGCGGGCTTTGCAGGTACTGGCTGAAGAAGCCGAATCCGATACCTATCCCGATGTTGCCATGGTGGATATGAAAATGCCCGGTATGGACGGTATGCAACTGCTCAAGGAATTGCAGATCCGGCGATCAAGCATGCCTGTGGTTTTGCTGACGGCTTTTGGTAGTGTCGGCAGTGCCGTGGATGCCATGAAAAAAGGTGCTTTCGATTATCTGACCAAGCCGGCGGATAACGACGAACTGACCGCGGTCATTGGCAAGGCGTTCGAGTATCACAAGCTGCTTGAGGAGAATGTGCGGCTTCGGGCCGAAGTGAGCGGCGAGGTCGACTTCATCGGGGCCAGCCCCGGTATCGAGCGGGTGCGGGATCTCATAGGTCAGGCCGGACCTTCCGAAGCGACAGTGCTTATACTCGGCCCGTCCGGTACGGGTAAGGAACTGGTGGCCGAAGGGCTGCATCGGGCAAGCAATCGGGCGAACCGTCCGCTTATCAAGGTCAACTGTGCGGCTCTGCCGGATGATCTGTTGGAGTCCGAACTGTTCGGCTATGAAAGAGGCGCGTTTACTGGCGCAGTCAAAGACAAGCCCGGTCGGTTTCAGCTAGCCGACGGCGGCACACTGTTTCTGGATGAGATCGGTGAAATACCTGCTGCGCTTCAAGCCAAATTGTTACGTGCATTGCAGGAAAAGACCATCGAGCCTTTGGGGTCGATCAAGCCCATTCATGTGGACACACGTATTATCGCTGCGACCAACCGGAATCTGAAAAAAGAGGTTGATGCCGGACGATTCAGGGAAGACCTGTATTATCGACTGGCCGTGTTGGAGATTCGTATTCCGCCGCTGGTTGAACGCAAGGAAGATTTGCCGCTTCTGGTCAGTTTTCTGCTGCGCCGCTTAGGTAACAAGAACAACAAAATAATTCGTACAGTGACGCCTGCGTTTCTCGATGCGTTGTCCGGGTATGACTGGCCCGGCAATGTTCGCGAACTGGAAAATGTTCTGGAACGTGCCCTGATACTGTCCCGTGCGGATGCATTGGGCACGGACCTGTTGCCGCCGCAGATCACTGGTGCGCGTGAGGCCGCGATTCAATTTGATATTGAACCGCAGATGTCCGCAATTCCGATGGCCCCTGCCAATCTGGAAGAGGCGGAAAAGCAGGCTATTATTCAGGCTTTGGAAGAAAACGGCAACCATCGCGAACGCACGGCTGACGCGCTGGGCATCAGCCGCAGAACGTTGCAGTACAAATTGAAAAAGTACGGATTGACTCGGCGTTAG
- a CDS encoding SGNH/GDSL hydrolase family protein — MLYFSGNCQMDFLSRAVADHGFDVNYRVLASPLTLTSHPGQVPSELAGMVREMQLEAFFHGRLPSHQFQIITPDAPPPRLMVMNLFHENTPLFIHKQDKYIFFMDPVVWQSHPKMEAWMKAECGMIQPNPTTYLKRYGEMLATLRRMHPNLPIVVVSRLSPYPAFGPEPYSYLEGWDNFSSEAPTHLKVWERELGNIHTVDMNRIFGGIWREADTGIESHCPFLKFTLEETDGAITGLHAGRDVEHIGSMWPRLAEKIALFLKTGRIEYAENETIPTEWNRPWQPRKLNQTVMLNKLSSGGNYLCAEAVGGFFLDLATDYTELLSRTGHLTPVCHNTLHMIKTYGRIFRNPLMAAWCDAHRKTAERYTDGGPIYQKDYLGRIDEIKALVTD; from the coding sequence ATGCTTTACTTTTCAGGCAACTGTCAAATGGATTTCCTGAGCCGAGCCGTGGCAGACCATGGTTTTGACGTGAACTACCGCGTTCTGGCCTCGCCGCTGACATTAACCAGCCACCCCGGGCAGGTACCGTCTGAACTCGCCGGAATGGTTCGCGAAATGCAGCTCGAAGCGTTCTTTCATGGTCGCCTGCCAAGCCATCAATTCCAGATAATTACGCCCGACGCCCCACCGCCAAGGCTCATGGTCATGAACCTGTTCCATGAAAACACGCCTCTTTTCATCCACAAGCAGGACAAGTATATTTTTTTCATGGACCCGGTAGTCTGGCAGTCGCACCCGAAAATGGAAGCCTGGATGAAAGCCGAGTGCGGCATGATTCAGCCCAATCCTACCACCTACCTGAAACGCTACGGCGAAATGCTCGCCACACTGCGGCGAATGCATCCGAATCTCCCCATTGTGGTGGTCTCCCGCCTGTCACCCTATCCAGCCTTTGGCCCGGAACCATACTCATACCTCGAAGGTTGGGACAACTTCTCCAGCGAGGCTCCGACGCACCTGAAAGTCTGGGAACGGGAACTCGGCAATATCCACACCGTGGACATGAACCGGATTTTCGGCGGTATCTGGCGGGAAGCAGACACAGGCATTGAAAGCCACTGTCCCTTCCTCAAGTTCACGCTTGAAGAAACAGACGGGGCCATCACCGGTCTGCACGCTGGTCGGGATGTGGAACACATCGGGTCCATGTGGCCGAGACTGGCTGAGAAAATTGCTTTATTCCTGAAAACAGGTCGTATCGAATACGCTGAGAACGAAACCATCCCGACGGAATGGAACAGGCCGTGGCAGCCACGCAAGCTCAACCAGACCGTGATGTTGAACAAACTCTCGTCAGGCGGCAATTACCTGTGTGCCGAAGCCGTGGGCGGATTCTTCCTCGATCTCGCCACGGACTACACCGAACTGCTGTCCCGGACCGGACACCTGACCCCGGTCTGCCACAACACACTGCACATGATAAAAACCTATGGACGTATTTTCAGAAATCCGCTCATGGCCGCGTGGTGCGACGCTCACAGAAAGACCGCCGAACGCTACACGGACGGCGGCCCCATCTATCAAAAGGACTATCTTGGGCGCATTGATGAAATCAAAGCGCTTGTCACAGACTAA
- a CDS encoding MBL fold metallo-hydrolase: protein MSKMIIETFVLGMEETNSYLLSSGGEAVVIDVGTEPQPLIRRIKEQGLTLTGVYITHFHIDHVGGVQELLEEFQVPVYISGVDEFLKELSLEAGGCRELVEFLEFPFEEIGPGRRKVLGQDMLVFDTPGHTPGSLSYFFPAAGCVFVGDLIFMIAVGRTDLPRGSSSELLTSIRSRIFILPDATRIYSGHGPMTTVIHEKENNPHFVL, encoded by the coding sequence ATGAGCAAAATGATAATAGAAACCTTTGTCCTCGGTATGGAAGAGACCAATAGCTATCTGCTCAGTTCGGGCGGTGAGGCTGTGGTCATCGACGTGGGGACAGAGCCGCAACCGCTTATCAGGCGCATCAAGGAGCAGGGGCTGACCCTGACCGGCGTCTACATCACCCATTTTCATATAGATCATGTCGGCGGGGTGCAGGAACTTCTTGAGGAATTCCAGGTGCCTGTTTACATCAGCGGAGTTGACGAGTTCCTCAAGGAATTGTCTCTTGAAGCGGGTGGTTGTCGTGAACTTGTCGAATTTCTGGAGTTCCCTTTTGAAGAGATAGGTCCGGGGCGGCGCAAAGTGCTTGGACAGGATATGCTCGTGTTCGACACGCCGGGACATACGCCCGGCAGTCTTTCGTATTTTTTCCCGGCGGCCGGGTGTGTCTTTGTGGGGGATCTTATCTTCATGATAGCTGTGGGCCGGACAGATCTGCCGCGCGGCAGTTCGTCTGAACTTCTCACGTCCATCCGCTCCCGCATTTTCATTTTGCCGGATGCAACACGCATTTATTCCGGGCACGGCCCCATGACGACGGTCATCCACGAGAAAGAGAATAATCCGCATTTTGTTCTTTGA
- a CDS encoding OprD family outer membrane porin gives MRNVKVNIFLTGLFILLFTVPALAEDAKVSKYGTVTGQARLYYFTQRNKTTGEDFDNVRESLALGGFLKYETPWLADMFGFGAALYGTAPLSGELNQNDQGGTGLLTSKNEGFAALGEAYLKARYSKSEMRLWRQRLETPFINSNDSRMIPQTYEAYGIKSSDIENLTWSLYWVDKEKARDTELFKSMSDMAGLDGTHGGVFMAGADWTPVEKLPLRFWNYYAPDLDNTFFAQANYSFGNPDDIGFTVLFQGVDQRSVGDERAGEYGTAEGGLKGGVTFNGFTFDVGGTIVGNSAGIRNSWGNYPFFNNLMSYAFNRAGEKTLYLGVGYDFSRLGAKGYTADIKAGFGDTPDSGDNASFDRNEYNLNLSYAFDGDLEGLSILNRWSYQDADEDLGGRDGYQVRLRFQYNFQLL, from the coding sequence ATGAGAAACGTCAAAGTCAATATTTTCCTTACAGGGCTTTTCATTCTTCTGTTCACGGTTCCCGCCTTGGCCGAGGATGCGAAGGTCTCGAAGTATGGCACGGTCACAGGTCAGGCCCGGCTGTATTATTTCACACAACGCAACAAAACCACGGGTGAAGATTTCGACAACGTACGAGAGTCGCTGGCCCTGGGAGGATTTCTCAAATACGAGACTCCTTGGTTGGCTGACATGTTCGGTTTTGGCGCAGCTCTCTATGGTACGGCACCACTGTCCGGCGAACTGAATCAGAACGATCAGGGTGGGACCGGTCTTTTGACCAGCAAGAACGAAGGATTTGCCGCGCTCGGTGAAGCCTATCTCAAGGCCAGATATTCCAAGTCGGAAATGCGGTTGTGGCGGCAGCGTCTTGAGACACCGTTTATCAATAGCAACGACAGCCGCATGATCCCCCAGACTTACGAAGCGTATGGTATCAAATCGAGTGATATAGAGAATCTCACTTGGAGCCTGTATTGGGTGGACAAGGAAAAGGCGCGCGATACCGAGCTGTTCAAGTCCATGTCTGACATGGCAGGACTGGATGGAACGCACGGTGGCGTCTTCATGGCCGGCGCTGACTGGACGCCTGTTGAAAAGCTGCCTTTGAGATTCTGGAACTATTATGCGCCTGATCTGGACAATACTTTTTTTGCCCAGGCGAACTATTCTTTCGGCAACCCTGATGACATCGGTTTCACTGTGCTGTTTCAGGGCGTTGATCAACGCAGTGTCGGGGACGAACGCGCAGGGGAATACGGTACGGCAGAAGGCGGTCTCAAAGGCGGCGTCACGTTCAACGGTTTCACCTTTGATGTGGGTGGAACCATTGTCGGCAATTCGGCCGGTATCCGTAATTCCTGGGGCAACTATCCGTTCTTTAACAACCTGATGAGTTATGCCTTTAACCGGGCCGGAGAAAAAACCCTGTATCTCGGTGTCGGCTATGATTTCAGCAGGCTGGGAGCCAAAGGGTATACCGCGGACATCAAGGCCGGTTTCGGCGATACGCCTGATTCCGGAGATAACGCTTCGTTCGACCGGAATGAATACAACCTGAACCTGAGTTACGCCTTCGACGGCGACCTTGAAGGATTATCCATTCTGAATCGTTGGTCATATCAGGATGCCGACGAAGATCTTGGTGGTCGGGACGGGTATCAAGTGCGGCTGCGGTTCCAGTATAATTTCCAGTTGTTGTAA
- a CDS encoding HDOD domain-containing protein, with translation MADETVYNGKKNEIAPEMLEAAKKVLVSRFKYIKKPDESMKRLARLGAEHVARDMAVSPERYAPMSFDEGLSEVAPLDPLDILRQDHQLPALPQVFLELQQAISSTSTSADDLAEIISQDPGLTAFLLRMVNSAFYSLPMQIDTISRAVTVVGVNQLSTLAVGTSVISLFKDIPEEVLDMEQFWKHSVACGLIARRLCRITGQGDPERAFVSGLLHDIGQLIMLQAEPERVAAVHVHARSKNTLLFEVEKALLGFDHATLGGMLLRKWNFPFVLVAAVLEHHHPKVSQKEAEPALVHCAETIATGLGIGSSGEYFVQPPDMDVWASMGLTPDRIDEMVEDLDEELEEAFQILIKQ, from the coding sequence ATGGCAGACGAAACCGTCTACAATGGCAAAAAAAACGAAATTGCGCCTGAGATGCTTGAGGCTGCAAAAAAAGTATTGGTCAGCAGATTTAAGTACATAAAGAAGCCAGATGAATCCATGAAGCGACTGGCCCGGCTTGGTGCCGAGCATGTGGCGCGGGATATGGCGGTAAGCCCCGAGAGATACGCGCCCATGTCTTTTGATGAAGGGCTTTCTGAAGTGGCTCCCCTGGACCCGTTGGATATCCTGCGTCAGGATCATCAGCTTCCGGCTTTGCCGCAGGTTTTTCTGGAATTGCAGCAGGCTATTTCCAGCACCTCTACCTCCGCTGATGATCTGGCTGAAATCATCAGCCAGGACCCGGGACTGACCGCATTTCTCCTGCGCATGGTCAATTCCGCATTTTACAGTCTGCCTATGCAGATTGATACGATTTCCCGTGCTGTCACCGTTGTCGGTGTCAACCAGCTCTCCACCCTGGCCGTGGGTACATCGGTCATCAGTCTGTTTAAGGATATTCCCGAGGAAGTGCTCGATATGGAGCAGTTCTGGAAGCACTCCGTGGCCTGCGGTCTTATCGCCAGGCGTTTGTGTCGCATTACCGGACAGGGTGATCCAGAGCGTGCATTTGTTTCGGGGTTGCTCCACGACATCGGACAGCTCATCATGTTGCAGGCAGAGCCGGAACGTGTTGCCGCGGTCCATGTCCATGCCCGGAGTAAGAACACTCTGCTGTTTGAAGTAGAGAAAGCCCTGCTCGGTTTCGACCATGCGACCCTCGGAGGCATGCTGCTGAGGAAATGGAATTTCCCCTTTGTGCTCGTGGCCGCTGTGCTGGAACACCACCATCCTAAGGTCAGTCAGAAGGAAGCGGAACCCGCATTGGTTCATTGTGCCGAAACAATCGCCACCGGCCTCGGTATCGGTTCCAGCGGTGAGTATTTTGTTCAGCCTCCAGATATGGACGTATGGGCCTCCATGGGGCTGACGCCGGACCGCATTGACGAGATGGTCGAGGATCTGGACGAGGAGCTGGAAGAGGCCTTCCAGATTCTCATCAAGCAATAG
- a CDS encoding NifU family protein: MREKVEAVLDKVRPMLQSDGGDVELVDITDSGVVQVRLVGACKGCPMSQMTLRNGIERIVLKEIPEVKAVEAV; the protein is encoded by the coding sequence ATGCGTGAAAAAGTTGAAGCTGTTCTCGATAAGGTCCGGCCCATGTTGCAGTCCGATGGCGGTGACGTGGAGTTGGTGGATATCACTGATTCCGGTGTGGTTCAGGTGCGACTTGTCGGGGCCTGTAAAGGGTGCCCCATGTCCCAGATGACCCTCAGGAACGGCATAGAACGAATCGTTCTCAAAGAAATACCCGAAGTCAAAGCTGTCGAGGCTGTATAA
- the gltX gene encoding glutamate--tRNA ligase yields the protein MTKIVSRFAPSPTGYLHIGGARTALFSWLLARAAGGEFRLRIEDTDRERSTQEATDAIIDSMKWLGLEHDGEIVFQSSRVDRHNEVIDQLIENGHAYYCQCSKEDVDAMREKAMKEGRKPKYDGSCREKGLTEGVVRLKAPQEGATGFNDMVKGPINVENSEMDDMILRRSDGTPTYNLAVVVDDHDMGVNHVLRGDDHVNNTPRQILIYRAMGWDVPQFGHVPMILGPDKKKLSKRHGALSVMEYEKMGYLPEAVTNYLARLGWSHGDQELFTMDEMVEMFSTDNLGNSPSVFDLTKFEWVNGQYMQKAEPERLAELLCDFLTREVGEEEAAGVSKADFARIAPLLQPRAKSIVDMLEQSRPFIVDASFLPYDEAAVKKFLTEETKPLLEEIAQRIEALDEFTEKSLEDVHRQFLEDKDIKFKAIAQPIRVAIMGKTQSPGLFETMIVLGKEQTLARMKRAVEL from the coding sequence ATGACCAAGATCGTTTCTCGTTTTGCACCCAGCCCGACTGGGTATTTGCATATTGGCGGTGCCCGTACCGCATTGTTTTCATGGCTTCTGGCCCGTGCCGCCGGCGGAGAGTTCCGTCTGCGGATCGAAGATACGGATCGTGAGCGGTCCACACAGGAAGCCACGGACGCCATCATTGATTCAATGAAATGGCTCGGCCTTGAACATGATGGCGAGATCGTGTTTCAGTCCTCCCGTGTCGACCGGCACAATGAGGTCATTGACCAGCTCATCGAAAATGGTCACGCATACTACTGTCAGTGTTCCAAGGAAGACGTGGACGCCATGCGTGAAAAGGCCATGAAAGAAGGCCGCAAACCTAAATATGACGGGAGCTGCCGTGAAAAGGGACTGACCGAAGGCGTGGTCCGTCTCAAGGCACCGCAGGAAGGGGCCACCGGCTTCAACGATATGGTCAAGGGTCCGATCAACGTCGAGAATAGTGAGATGGATGATATGATCCTGCGCCGTTCCGACGGCACGCCGACCTACAACCTGGCTGTTGTAGTGGATGACCACGACATGGGCGTAAACCATGTCCTGCGCGGCGACGACCATGTGAATAATACTCCACGCCAGATTTTGATCTATCGTGCCATGGGGTGGGACGTGCCGCAGTTCGGTCATGTCCCCATGATTCTCGGCCCGGACAAGAAAAAGCTCTCAAAGCGTCACGGAGCACTGTCTGTCATGGAATATGAGAAAATGGGCTACCTGCCTGAAGCAGTGACCAACTATCTTGCCCGTCTCGGATGGTCCCACGGCGACCAGGAATTGTTCACAATGGACGAGATGGTGGAGATGTTCTCCACGGATAACCTTGGAAACTCGCCTTCAGTCTTTGACCTGACAAAATTTGAATGGGTCAACGGTCAGTATATGCAAAAGGCCGAACCCGAGCGGTTGGCTGAGCTGCTGTGCGACTTCCTGACTCGTGAAGTGGGTGAAGAAGAAGCGGCCGGTGTGTCCAAGGCTGATTTTGCCAGGATCGCTCCGTTGCTCCAGCCTCGCGCCAAATCCATTGTAGATATGCTGGAACAGTCTCGTCCGTTCATTGTGGATGCGAGCTTCCTGCCCTACGATGAAGCGGCTGTGAAAAAGTTTCTGACCGAAGAGACCAAGCCGTTGCTGGAAGAGATTGCCCAGCGCATAGAGGCTCTTGATGAATTCACCGAGAAGTCTCTCGAGGACGTGCATCGTCAGTTTCTTGAAGACAAGGATATCAAGTTCAAGGCCATTGCTCAGCCCATCCGAGTGGCCATTATGGGCAAGACGCAGTCTCCCGGTCTGTTCGAAACCATGATAGTTCTTGGCAAGGAGCAGACTCTTGCCCGCATGAAACGAGCTGTGGAGCTGTAA
- a CDS encoding SHOCT domain-containing protein has translation MEFFSTIGNWCGGPAFWQGGGHGMGGWMPFHFGGIFQLIIIGLIIYFTVRMFRKPATSSGPDRAEDILRRRYAAGEIDAQTYESMKKDLQKI, from the coding sequence ATGGAATTTTTCAGCACGATAGGCAATTGGTGCGGCGGACCAGCCTTTTGGCAAGGCGGCGGGCACGGTATGGGTGGATGGATGCCATTTCATTTCGGTGGAATATTCCAGCTCATCATTATCGGACTTATCATATATTTCACGGTCCGCATGTTTCGAAAACCCGCCACAAGCAGCGGACCCGACAGAGCTGAAGATATTCTCAGGCGCAGGTACGCCGCCGGAGAAATCGATGCACAGACGTATGAATCCATGAAAAAGGATTTACAGAAGATTTAG
- the rpmB gene encoding 50S ribosomal protein L28, giving the protein MSQVCDICGKGPQSGNNVSHSHIKTKRRFMPNLQKVRHQLESGQVVSIKACTRCIRNGAVTKPIARPKTDA; this is encoded by the coding sequence ATGTCCCAGGTTTGCGATATTTGTGGAAAAGGCCCTCAGAGCGGCAACAATGTCAGCCACTCCCACATCAAGACCAAGCGTCGTTTCATGCCCAACCTGCAGAAGGTTCGTCACCAGCTCGAATCCGGTCAGGTTGTCAGCATCAAGGCTTGTACTCGCTGCATCCGTAATGGTGCCGTGACAAAGCCTATTGCTCGCCCCAAAACAGACGCTTAA
- a CDS encoding DUF177 domain-containing protein, which translates to MLELWIPISDIAAEGRDFTYDDQTLWREGWKEFTMPVKPGKDLVAEYSLLPQSDDGVLIRGTLKGSVNIVCDRCAELYEFFIDVAYDLFEQLPDEDYDEVPRIRQENGQLQLDLGSVLWEEFALALPFKPLCSEACKGICPGCGKDLNTSECECEQEEGDERLAVFRNLKIK; encoded by the coding sequence ATGTTAGAATTATGGATTCCGATCAGTGACATTGCCGCTGAGGGCAGAGACTTCACCTATGACGACCAGACTCTCTGGCGTGAAGGGTGGAAAGAGTTTACCATGCCCGTCAAGCCGGGCAAGGATTTGGTGGCAGAGTATTCCCTCTTGCCTCAATCCGATGACGGCGTGCTTATTCGGGGGACTCTTAAGGGTTCCGTGAATATCGTCTGTGACAGGTGTGCTGAATTGTACGAGTTCTTCATTGATGTTGCGTATGATCTGTTTGAGCAGCTTCCGGATGAAGACTATGACGAAGTGCCGCGAATCCGTCAGGAAAACGGTCAGTTGCAGCTCGATCTCGGTTCGGTTTTGTGGGAAGAATTTGCACTGGCCCTACCGTTCAAACCATTGTGTTCTGAAGCATGCAAGGGTATATGTCCTGGCTGTGGCAAAGACCTGAACACCTCTGAATGCGAATGTGAGCAGGAAGAGGGCGATGAAAGGCTTGCAGTTTTCCGCAACTTGAAGATAAAGTAA
- the rpmF gene encoding 50S ribosomal protein L32, with translation MAVPKKKTSKSRKGMRRSHDKVAAPNVIYCECGEPTLSHRACAVCGTYKGRQVVSSEDA, from the coding sequence ATGGCAGTCCCCAAGAAAAAGACATCCAAGTCCCGTAAGGGTATGCGCCGCTCCCACGATAAGGTTGCAGCGCCCAACGTCATTTACTGCGAGTGCGGCGAACCCACTCTGTCCCATCGCGCTTGCGCCGTCTGCGGCACCTATAAGGGCCGTCAGGTAGTCAGCAGCGAAGATGCCTAG